One Candidatus Lernaella stagnicola genomic window, ATTCCCAACAGATCTCGTATCGTACCGTGGTTTGAATATAACGTATTGCCTTTGCGTTGGATCACCATCTGCTGATCCAAAGTTGTGTAATGCGGAACATAACCATTTCCCAAATTCCGGTCGACTTGCCAGTTTGCGTCGGCCAGCACGGGAAACGTTAGGTTGTATTTGCTTTTCCAATTCGATAGATCGCTGGTCGTGGGCGTGTCGCCGCCGTAATCTTCGCCCAGCAATTGCAGAACGATGAACCCGTCGCCGGTGTCTTTGTATTCCTGGTAGAAGTCGGTCTCCAGGCTCGGCGTGTCCTGCTGGCACGGGGGGCACCACATGGCCGAGGAATCCAGCAGCACTACCAGGCCGGCGTAATCGTACAGTTCGACTTCCGCGCCGTTGGAATCCGTCAGGCGGAAATTCGGAAGGCGGTCGCCAAGGTCGTAACCGTCGGGGATGTCGTCGTCGAAAGGATCGCCGCCCGAATCGTTATCATCGTCGTCGTCATCGCCACCGCCGCTGTTGAACGCGGCCAGGCAACCGACCAGTTCGGCGCAATCCGAAGCTGCCGCGACGCACTGACGCACATCAAGCGCAAAATACTCGAACATCGCCTCACATTGGTCGAAACCACTGATGCTGAGTTGGGCGGTCGCCGCCGGGCACTTCTCCAGCTTCTCGCAAAACTCTTGGCTTGCCGAAGGGGAGTCGCCGGACGTGTCGCTTTCGTCGCCGCTGCTACCGCATGCCGCGATCAACGAAACCGCCATCAGTAAGGCTATGATTGTTGTGGCCAGCACCGCACGCCGGGTCATATTGTCTCCTTCGATGTAGCCTTTTTCCGCTTCCGCCCCGTTGGGCTTGGCGGCCCGAGAAACCGAACACAGAAGTTAACAAACCCGAAACCCCTAGTCAACACATCGGTTTTGTCGGAAACGAATGCGAAGGCGTGTCAATAACACGAGAAGCGGGCTTTTCTTTGTCGGGTCATTGGTTTGGGATTGTCGTTTCAGCGCTGAGTGATTACTCTTACGCGTTCATCCAAACAAAATCGGAATCCAAAACGCCCGAGGCTGTGGATAACG contains:
- a CDS encoding TlpA disulfide reductase family protein, whose product is MTRRAVLATTIIALLMAVSLIAACGSSGDESDTSGDSPSASQEFCEKLEKCPAATAQLSISGFDQCEAMFEYFALDVRQCVAAASDCAELVGCLAAFNSGGGDDDDDDNDSGGDPFDDDIPDGYDLGDRLPNFRLTDSNGAEVELYDYAGLVVLLDSSAMWCPPCQQDTPSLETDFYQEYKDTGDGFIVLQLLGEDYGGDTPTTSDLSNWKSKYNLTFPVLADANWQVDRNLGNGYVPHYTTLDQQMVIQRKGNTLYSNHGTIRDLLGID